Genomic DNA from Magnolia sinica isolate HGM2019 chromosome 4, MsV1, whole genome shotgun sequence:
CTTGGCCTGAGCAAGATTCTGCTTCTTCACTGATCCAAGCTTCAAAAAATGGATACAAACCCTGATCTCTTATCACACAGCCCCTGGATTTTTCTGTGTTTCAATAGGGAAACTGTATGTGATAGAGATGCTAGAATAGTTGACAGTGTTAAGAAAATCATATGGCATAAGTCAGCAGAAATGCATATTTACAACCAagaatgcaatttttttttttccagaaatccTTGTAGAATAAACATATTTTAAattcatttcttttacattgaccGACAAAAAATGATCTTACACtacaaaggggaaaaaaaaaagaaagaaaaaggcatTACTAATGATTATGAGATCCACAAAAAAGAGGGCCTTCTAAGGTTTCTGCAGTTCCTCAGATTGTGTGTTGTTTTCAAAAGAATCCGACGGTCTAGCACTTTTCTGACCATTAGCATGGCCACTCTGATGATTGGGAGAAGAGCTCTGTTCCACCTGCTCCTGCTGCTTGGAGAATGACTTGAACGGTCTTTCAAAATCCCTTATGCTGCTTTGGTCAATCGCCATTTTGTTGAGTTTTTGCTCCTGAGAAGAACAGTGAACAAGATGGACAGAAATATGCAACAGCAGCATACATGTGCATGTAGGCTAAAATATTAAATAGATGATTGCATACACAACTAGCCACTTATTCTTTTCATtatcttattattattgttattattattttgaaagataacagAAATTTTACTGAACTTGCATAATAGATGAGATaactacatttaaaaaaaaaagaaaaaaagaaaaaagaaaaaagaaaacccacAAAACACAAGAagctgaagaacaagaagatagGGCTTCGATTGAAGAAGCCGAAGCTGATACATCTAATTTTGCCCTTCTAAAAACTCCTCTGCATGACAAGAAGATTGCCTACAGTTGTACTGCTAAACAATCAGAAAATAGAGCACCTAGGCAACATAAAGCTCTACTACATAAGTTAATTACAAGGAACGAAgcatgattttatttattattatcatttgcTTCCAAAAGGGATATTGATGTCATTTGCTTCCAAAAAGGATGATAaacacataataataataaataaataaaacccagAAGTCCACAAGCACAAATAGAGGGATGATCCCAAACAAAGTTGTCTGTTAACATACAACGTTTTTATTTTCTACTCATGTGCCATTTCACTAGAGCATCCGAGCAGTGAAAGGATGGACCATACCATGAAGATCGCATGGACCAAAAATTGTAACAATCAGGTGAGTGACATATATGTGTCTGAATGTGTCTCTGTGTCGATGTATGCGTCTCTGACTGGTGCAACCTAgttatcaagtcaatgagatctcgaaaCTCAAATTGCAAAGAAATTAAATAAAGAACACTCACATGAACaatggagtagagagggagagaactttTATTGATATCATTCTCTTCTCTTACAAAAAACCACACTTAGACGAATATTCGAATGACTAACTCCTACAACACCACCACCCTTTTATAGATCCTAAGGAATCCTTAATTGAAATCTCTACATATAAGAGAATCGATCACAATTTATTACAAACTGATCTAATTCTTCTTCATATGGCAAAAGCTTAATGAAAAGCAAAAATGGAAAGCAATTAAATCTCTAAATCCAACCTATAACTTTAATCATATCAATTACACCCTCATCACATATTTAAATCAGCCTCCTCTATCTCCTAAAACTAGTAAATTATAATtccaaaatttgtaaaaaaatcagcacatgttggacCCTAGGGTGGGCCTAGATGGGCTTAAGTGGGTTGGGCTCTACAATGGGCTTGGATGAACCTAAGTGGGCCATGGGCCTGGATCATTCCCCCCAATTGGAAGGGACTCGACTCTAGGGAGTTGGATGCTTTATACAAGTAGTAAAGGTCCAGATTCTTTTCAGTTTGCGACACTCATTcaacttcttccttctttttctttggaAGTCGTTTATCCATATCGACAATGGCTTCATTTTACACGTCAGATGCCTCGCCATGGTACTAGAATAAGTCTGCTACATTGAAAATCAGTGAGATAAACAAGTCATTTGCCAACTCGATTTCACAAGCATTGTTATCCAACTTCATCTTGACTCGACATGGACCAATCTTCTTAGATTTGAGCTTATTCTAAGTTCCCCTCGAAAACCTTCCTTTACAGAGATAGACTATAACCAAGTCATTGTTGAGGCACAAAACCAGTTGCGCACCCGTGCAACAAGTATGTGTTGCGCGACCATGCAAAGGGTTGTGTTGCGTGACTGTGCAACTAAAGAAAGAAGACAAAACAAAGGGTTATGTAGCTCTAGGGTAAGGAAGTAGAACGAGATTGGAAGATCAGTGGCACAATCGCACAATATGCATCTCACGCAACATGTATGAGTTGTGCGACCGCACAACAAAGAAGTGTTGTCCACCCGCACAACAATATTATGTTACACGTATTTGGGGCTTCACATGTGTGAATgtttataaataccccctcaccaTTCTCATTTGGGGACTTGGAATATTTGAGAGCTCTTGGAGCAAAAGAATCGTGGAACTCAGGTATTGAGAAGTCTGCGGGTGGAAGAATGAGAAAGGAGAAGAATCAAGGATTGAGCCTCTTGCACGACCGTGCAACAGCTGTCCCGCGCAAATGGTTCAGTAAAGTTGTTGCTGCTTGCATAATCAAGCTTATGGATTATCAATTCAAGTCTTTTGGATTGCGTATCAACATGAATCAAGGGCTTCAAACTTGCACAATTCTCCTGTCATTTTGACAGACACTTCTACATggccgaaatgctgccgaaattactGCTTTCAATTATTATTTAACATTGTATCATTAGTCATACTTTGTTTTAGAATCAAGCGTAATGAATAGGAATGTAATAAGAATCCATATTAATGAAATAACTGATGATGAGTGTTCTTTTATTCAAGTCACTTTGTTACTTTTAGAATGCAGATATTTCAAACCCCAAAACACATTTTTGACCGAAACAAAATGGTAACTCCACTAGGGATCGAACTCGAAGTCTCTGGTTGGAATATCTACCTTCAATGATAACAATGAAACAATTGAAGAATACTTGTCATCAAAAGGCACTGAAAAGGCACCAAAATGGCCACTCTCGACAAGAACATTCCTCCTTTCAactctaaaacaaagtacaattttattagATTTGGATAATTAATGATGGCCtgttttgaaactcaagtactccATTCTTGTACAATCATAATGGCTTCTCTCCCAGCTAATGTGATCATTTATTTTACACCCAACGGGTTCACCGTGGACTATGTCAGCGATACTAAAACATCACCCAAAAAGGCACCGAAGAGGGTCTAGCGAGCCGCAATTCGGAACAGACAACCGCGAACGATGGCAGGAATGATATCCACCTCACCCACAGCGTATAAAGACAATGAAGGATGGACAGTAGTGACATCTAGGAGAAGGAAAACTCAATCCCCTCCTATGAGAAGCCTGGTTCCATTGTAAAGAGTAAAGGGTCGATCACGCATAATATCAAAAAGCACAACCCTGCCTTAGCGCCACCCTCACTTTATCCTAGAGGGATCGAAAGGGCTCTTTTAGCTCCACAAGATTTTCCCACTCTACCTGTCACAGCCCCATCGAAAGCCcaaaaaggagaaaggaaagcTATCCTGACAAGTAAGCCTTCGCCCTCGATGTCGGTCGCGACGACCCCGGCACAAGCTTTCGCACCAAATATGTTTTGTTTAGGGCCAAAAAATTCCCTGAAACAGCGAAATGTCAATTTCGAGTCAAGCATAGGTtcattctccttgacacccccgATGACAGCCTATCCCCCTCATCTTTTCTAAAGAATTTATTTTCTCATTACCTTGACTGATTCGTTTGGCTTGGAGATCATCACACTGCTAACGAGTGATGGAAAAATTTCACAGCTACTAGCTTCACCTTCCGATTATCCGTGACTTCCTTGTACTCAGAACACTTTTTCTACCTTGCTTAGCTGATTGATGAAGTCATCAACATGCAACTAGCAATGGAATTCCAGAATTTCTACCTTAATTTTGAGCTCTCTATCACGTCCCAACATTTGAAGAATTCAATCATtagtaatgcaagggcattttcacaccgggctcgagtggggttgcctgtgggatgcgaggacacacttaGGGTGGGAGGCCCATGTGAGgagggtggctcgtgtgaggcggtacccatgtgatttggggcccacgaggggggttcgaccgaggtcctaaaccatgagatgtgaggcctgggccatgagataaagggattgattcgccacactctaacagtttgagcttttagagcaagtggttaattgtcctgcatcaattagTGTCTTCATAAACTGAGGCCACCCATATTTGGTTAGAACCTAGATGGGAACCTCCCCTACATGTCCACGTGCTTCAACTTGGTCTCCGAATTCCCTCCATTCTGAAGCTCTCCCACTTGATTAGTGAGGTTTCCTACCACATGCATGAGTTGATACACTCACTCTGTGAGTGTGCGGATCCCAAACTCTTCCTGTGTCACCCCTTTTTAAGCCATTAGAAGATGTAGACTCAAAAAATCCTAAAGACAGCCTACTCTGATACCCAAATAGTGCAACCTGATTatcaagtcaatgagatctcgatacctaaattacaaagaaatttatttaaaagagagagagagagagagagagagagagagagagagagagagagagagagagaaggaagacttgcaagaacaatggagtagagagggagagaattttATTGATATCACCCTTTTCTCTCACAAAACTTAAAGAAGCCAcacttaaaaaaaatattcaaatgaCTAGCTACTATACCACCACCTCCCTTTTATAGATTCTAAAGGAATTCTTAATTGAAATCTCTACAACTAAGAGAATTAATCACAATTTATTACAAATTAATCTAATCTTTCTTCATATGGCAAAAgcctaatgaaaagaaaacatgGAAATCAATTAAATCTCTAAATCCATgtcatatcttcaatcatatcaattacagcctcatcacatctttaaatcaacccCCCATATCTTCCAAAAATAGGAAATTATAATCCCTGAATCTACAAataatcagcacatgttgggccctaCAGTGGCTAGGGTTCTATGTCTTTATGGACCCTATCGTGGGCCTAGATGGGCTTACGGAGGTTGGGCCCTACAGTGGGCTTGGATGGGACTAAGTGAGCCGTGGGCTTGCATCATTGACTAATCAAGTGACACATCCACATATTGGCTGTCTTCGATTAGATGAGTCACAACTGCTTAATTAGAGACAAGTGACATGCAAGGTTGATGTAATCATTTCTCCTAGAAACATTAGAATTTTGTAGTTGGTAAGAGACACTGAATAGAAATGATTGAATCCTGCAAGGGGTCACAACAACGTCTGTTTCAGGTTTTTTAGAATACAAAACGTGTGGAAAATTTTGGTGTGACGTTGAGCTGTTTGGAAGCTCTATTTTTCTAAAGGAAGCTTTGTCCAGGGTTTTCAATATGAGATATCCTACCCAAAAGCTTGATAATTTGGAACTTCATCAGCTTGTAGATGATTCCACACATTTGTGAATTCGATAGGCTTAAACAAGTGCTTCAATTTGCACTGTTACAATTGTTTTAAGGATTGCACACAAAATAACTATGTTATGAATGTCTTGAAGGCTAGGGCAGTTGATTCATGCGTCAACCCATGTTATAAGTTTCCACCCAAAGATTAATTAATTATGGTCTTCCAACTCAAATGTGAGACTAACACCGGAGTATCAGAAAGGCAGGAGGCACAAAAACCAAGTGCTAGATGAAGTCACCACAAACAGATGCTATAAAGAAGAGTTCATCAATCTTCAATTTCCATAATTAACCAAGACAGCAATTTTGCACAAGACAGGAACTTCGTGCCTGGATGTTCGTTTTGAGAATTCTCCAGCAACTTTTGAAGGTCATTCCAAGATCTACGATGACTATTTTTCTGCATTCTTTGAAATTTCATTGTTTTAGGCAGCAAATTattggtcaaaaaaaaaaaaaaaaaaaaatcttggcaAGAAATTTATGAAGAAAACCATGATGAATTTTGAGTATTTACGGAACTTTTGATATTTTTAAATTGTGGTTAGGTTTAAAAGTTGGTTTTACTGGATTAATTATTGATATAGAAGCTAGTTTGGGTTTCATTTAGATTTGCTTATGGaaagatgtaaggagagagagataagaaatAATGGAAACATTTGTCCAGCGACTTGATGTTTTTTAGTCACTCTACTGTGCATTCAGGGCTCATGTGCTTGCTATTTTAAGAGGCTTACCCAGGTTCTGCTCTAAGAAACATGGGCATTGATAGTGATTGGTGTTTGTATCATTTCCTAATCAAATGCTGATTTCGCAGCATGGCCAGATATTTCCTGCATCGGGTTTATCCTAGACGAGAGAAAGCACCATCGTACACTGGATTGTTCTAAAAGGACAATAGAGAGGCATTCCCTGATACTAGATAACTAAATTAGCTCATATGCCTTTCCTCAGTTCTTTGGGGTTTTCCCAAATTTTGACATACAACCAATTCACAAACTTTTGAAAGGTACATTTTGCACAACATGCAGGAGCTCTTTAGCTTGTTGGTAACAAAGAATTTCATCATCTGCAGACTACATAAATAAAGTCATGTAAAGTAACACTCAGTGGGCCATGAGTCCTTACACTTTGTAGAGCCTCCAGTTTCCTCTGCAATGCTTCATGCTCAGCTTTAATACGAAAAGGAACACCATCCTTTTGGAACACATTGTTCTGTGCCATGTCCTCGTCAATGTTGTTGACCGTAGTAGCAAAAGGGTGGTTGGTTGGAATCCATCTAACTGTATCAGGGTCAACATCTGGTGGCACTGGATCCCCTTCCTTGAGGAAAACAGTGGGTCTCTTCCACTGGTATGCACGTGACCTTCTTTTCTGATGGATCGATTGTTGCTCTTCAGTAAGGGTAACTGGCGCCAAGCGATAAACCTTCCCGCACATTTCCACAGTTGAATTGCTCTTACCAACCTTCACCAAGGGGTTATCAAAAGGATCTTCATACTTGAGGGGCCTTGAACTGTGAACAAGTGTGCAATGCAAAATAATATTATTATCCATACAAGAAATTTCATTGCAAACTGAAACTTCGAAATTTTAGAATCCAAATTTTGGCATACAAGGTATCCCTCAGCAGATCTATCAACATTCCTACAGCAGCGCATACCACATATTCTCTTCTGATACATGGTTGTCCAACCATGAAGTTTGCATATTAATTTTGACAATACAGAGGATTCCATAGTCTGCGTAGACtgcatattttctttctttctttcttcttttcctccatAGATATCACAAAAACCTCTTCTCCTTTCAGGTTAAGCATACGACTAATTTCACAAGataattaatgaaaacaatgttgAGAATGCAAGGAAATCCACTGCCTAACTTTGAAAGATAAGGAATACAGTTTGGATGCCACACTTCATTACTTCGAAAGATTGAAGTTCGGATGCAACACCAGTACACCACACATAGATTACATTGACTAAACTAGAACTTAAAGAACAAAACCAACCATATAAATAATATGATAGAAGTACAGAATGACGTAAAATAACTAATGGAGTTGTGAGTAGGATCAAGACATGAAAATTAGGGGTGATTTTGATTCAACTATCATCTATATACTTGATAGCGGGTGCACTACTCATGCTTATAGCGGATAAGGAAAGCTCACCAAATCATACAAGTAAACATCAAAAGTAAAGAATAAGTACGCATTCTGCTTCTACATGGAAATTATGATTATTAAAAGTTCATTAAATATGTCTAGGACAAACTACAAAGGAACATACAAAGGGTTTGGGAACATACATGCCTCTTCTATCAGATCTCAACTGGCCTCGCTTCACAAGATCAGCCACAGATCCATGCTGACTATACCTTGGCTTCCTGGCTAAAATTTGTCTTACAGCAATCACCAAGAATGCAATTGCAACAAATAATCCAATCCCTGAGTTTGTGCTAATGCATCTTTTCATCTGGAAACAAGAACAAAAGACCAAAAGAGTGAACAGGAAACTGAAGGATGAAGAAAAATATACAAG
This window encodes:
- the LOC131243138 gene encoding protein MULTIPLE CHLOROPLAST DIVISION SITE 1 isoform X1; its protein translation is MTLISTAFSLLQSQSASPQLVIFNAKKLQVSVNALEFQTIGHFDLNRVKSNSWRFRKRFSLRAAGDFENSDDRRVGGNGSERERWRLDKEILVRRLKGTINAFPPVIFTMKRCISTNSGIGLFVAIAFLVIAVRQILARKPRYSQHGSVADLVKRGQLRSDRRGISRPLKYEDPFDNPLVKVGKSNSTVEMCGKVYRLAPVTLTEEQQSIHQKRRSRAYQWKRPTVFLKEGDPVPPDVDPDTVRWIPTNHPFATTVNNIDEDMAQNNVFQKDGVPFRIKAEHEALQRKLEALQSEQKLNKMAIDQSSIRDFERPFKSFSKQQEQVEQSSSPNHQSGHANGQKSARPSDSFENNTQSEELQKP
- the LOC131243138 gene encoding protein MULTIPLE CHLOROPLAST DIVISION SITE 1 isoform X2, with the translated sequence MTLISTAFSLLQSQSASPQLVIFNAKKLQVSVNALEFQTIGHFDLNRVKSNSWRFRKRFSLRAAGDFENSDDRRVGGNGSERERWRLDKEILVRRLKGTINAFPPVIFTMKRCISTNSGIGLFVAIAFLVIAVRQILARKPRYSQHGSVADLVKRGQLRSDRRGISRPLKYEDPFDNPLVKVGKSNSTVEMCGKVYRLAPVTLTEEQQSIHQKRRSRAYQWKRPTVFLKEGDPVPPDVDPDTVRWIPTNHPFATTVNNIDEDMAQNNVFQKDGVPFRIKAEHEALQRKLEALQSSETHTSTQRHIQTHICHSPDCYNFWSMRSSWSKNSTKWRLTKAA
- the LOC131243138 gene encoding protein MULTIPLE CHLOROPLAST DIVISION SITE 1 isoform X3 is translated as MTLISTAFSLLQSQSASPQLVIFNAKKLQVSVNALEFQTIGHFDLNRVKSNSWRFRKRFSLRAAGDFENSDDRRVGGNGSERERWRLDKEILVRRLKGTINAFPPVIFTMKRCISTNSGIGLFVAIAFLVIAVRQILARKPRYSQHGSVADLVKRGQLRSDRRGISRPLKYEDPFDNPLVKVGKSNSTVEMCGKVYRLAPVTLTEEQQSIHQKRRSRAYQWKRPTVFLKEGDPVPPDVDPDTVRWIPTNHPFATTVNNIDEDMAQNNVFQKDGVPFRIKAEHEALQRKLEALQSVAPVRDAYIDTETHSDTYMSLT